One segment of Massilia sp. Se16.2.3 DNA contains the following:
- a CDS encoding transposase, whose product MSRYRRARTGSTYFFTLVSFRRQPILCLPPIRAALRRAVQDVRIVRPFDIDAWVLMPDHLHCIWTLPDGDLDYSTRWALIKNSVSRFAGITTPYTGHPSPSRIKHRDAAIWQRRFFEHRIRDDLDFERHADYVHFNPVRHGHADSAIAWPFSTFHRFVRTGIYPADWGGTAQAEMMQLE is encoded by the coding sequence ATGTCCCGATACCGTCGCGCACGTACCGGCTCCACCTACTTCTTCACCCTGGTGTCGTTTCGGCGCCAACCCATCCTGTGTCTCCCACCGATCCGCGCCGCGCTACGCCGCGCGGTGCAAGATGTTCGTATCGTTCGCCCGTTCGACATCGATGCCTGGGTCTTGATGCCCGACCATTTACATTGCATCTGGACCTTGCCCGACGGGGACCTGGACTATTCGACGCGCTGGGCGCTCATCAAGAACTCGGTGTCGCGCTTTGCCGGGATAACGACGCCTTATACCGGGCACCCTAGCCCGTCGCGAATCAAGCACCGTGATGCGGCAATCTGGCAGCGCCGGTTCTTCGAACATCGGATACGGGATGATCTTGATTTCGAACGGCATGCGGATTACGTTCATTTCAACCCTGTCCGGCATGGTCATGCCGACAGCGCGATAGCGTGGCCGTTTTCGACATTTCATCGGTTCGTGCGGACAGGCATTTATCCGGCCGATTGGGGTGGAACGGCTCAGGCTGAGATGATGCAGCTAGAGTAG
- the glp gene encoding gephyrin-like molybdotransferase Glp, with the protein MNKHESISGLILAGGRGTRMGQVDKGLQPFRGKTMVDHVLERLGAQVGSVAINANQNLDTYAALGVPVWPDELPGFAGPLAGMAVGMRHCGTPYLLTAPCDSPFLPPDLAARLLAALEAQDADLAFAVVPGTRPASAAASRVLPGEGETPAGAVALPDGGRPAHGWLVQGPEGGRGAVRGWGCLSQHQYAGRTAGARCAARAAPGRRDELPVRLRSGRAAGEGRPAHHPQLRAAGRRRRAGGATCGPGRVLARDIVSTIDVPAHDNSAMDGYALRGEDVPLEGEARFAVIGTAYAGIPAGLVPGPGECVRIMTGGVMPAGCDSVVPQEFVMEDGAHAIVLRAGTIKPGDNRRFAGEDLKAGSPALRAGRVIRPADLGLIASLGVAEVPVRRRLRVAFFSTGDELRSIGQPLAPGSVYDSNRYTIYGMLQRLGCDIVDMGVVRDDPAALEEALRSACENADAIITSGGVSVGAADYTKQIMARLGDVTFWKIGMRPGRPLAFGRIASNGHSAFLFGLPGNPVAVMVSFYFFARDALLRMMGADAPLPLLRARCVASIRKKPGRTEYQRGILAHGADGAPEVRITGSQGSGILRSMSEANCMVVLHDGQGNVEAGEMVDVLMFEGLI; encoded by the coding sequence ATGAACAAGCATGAATCGATCAGCGGGCTGATCCTCGCGGGCGGACGCGGCACGCGCATGGGCCAGGTGGACAAGGGCCTGCAGCCGTTTCGCGGCAAGACCATGGTGGACCACGTGCTCGAGCGGCTCGGCGCCCAGGTTGGCAGCGTCGCGATCAACGCCAACCAGAACCTGGACACCTATGCGGCGCTGGGCGTGCCGGTATGGCCGGACGAGCTGCCAGGCTTTGCCGGGCCGCTGGCGGGCATGGCGGTCGGCATGCGCCACTGCGGCACGCCATATTTGCTCACCGCGCCCTGCGACTCGCCCTTCCTGCCACCCGACCTGGCCGCTCGCCTGCTGGCCGCGCTGGAGGCGCAGGACGCCGACCTGGCATTCGCCGTCGTCCCGGGAACCCGGCCGGCGTCCGCAGCCGCATCCCGTGTTCTGCCCGGTGAAGGTGAAACACCTGCCGGTGCTGTCGCGCTACCTGATGGAGGGCGGCCGGCGCATGGATGGCTGGTACAGGGACCTGAAGGCGGTCGAGGTGCTGTTCGAGGATGGGGATGCCTTTCGCAACATCAATACGCTGGACGAACTGCAGGCGCTCGATGCGCCGCGCGCGCCGCGCCTGGCCGACGTGACGAGCTGCCTGTCCGGCTACGATCCGGACGCGCTGCCGGTGAAGGACGCCCAGCACATCATCCGCAGCTTCGTGCAGCCGGTAGGCGCCGTCGAGCAGGTGGCGCTACGTGCGGCCCGGGGCGCGTGCTCGCGCGCGACATCGTCTCGACCATCGACGTGCCCGCGCACGACAATTCGGCCATGGACGGTTACGCGCTGCGCGGCGAGGATGTGCCGCTCGAAGGCGAAGCGCGCTTTGCCGTGATCGGCACCGCCTATGCCGGCATCCCGGCCGGCCTGGTGCCGGGCCCGGGCGAATGCGTGCGCATCATGACGGGCGGCGTCATGCCGGCCGGTTGCGACAGCGTGGTGCCGCAGGAATTCGTGATGGAAGACGGCGCCCACGCAATCGTGCTCAGGGCCGGCACCATCAAGCCGGGCGACAACCGCCGCTTCGCCGGCGAAGACCTGAAGGCCGGCAGCCCCGCCCTGCGCGCCGGCCGCGTGATCCGTCCGGCCGACCTGGGCCTGATCGCTTCGCTCGGCGTGGCCGAGGTACCGGTGCGGCGGCGCCTGCGCGTGGCCTTCTTTTCCACTGGCGACGAGCTGCGCTCGATCGGCCAGCCGCTCGCGCCGGGTTCCGTCTACGACAGCAACCGCTACACCATCTACGGCATGCTGCAGCGCCTCGGCTGCGACATCGTCGACATGGGCGTGGTGCGCGACGATCCGGCGGCGTTGGAAGAAGCATTGCGCAGCGCCTGCGAGAACGCCGACGCCATCATCACCTCCGGCGGCGTCTCGGTGGGCGCGGCCGATTACACCAAACAGATCATGGCGCGCCTGGGCGACGTCACCTTCTGGAAGATCGGCATGCGCCCGGGCCGGCCGCTGGCCTTTGGACGCATCGCCTCGAACGGCCATAGCGCCTTTTTGTTCGGCCTGCCGGGCAATCCGGTAGCGGTAATGGTCTCGTTCTACTTCTTCGCGCGCGACGCCCTGCTGCGCATGATGGGCGCCGACGCCCCGCTGCCGCTGCTGCGCGCCCGCTGCGTGGCGTCAATTCGCAAGAAACCCGGCCGCACCGAATACCAGCGCGGCATCCTCGCCCACGGCGCCGACGGCGCTCCTGAAGTCCGCATCACCGGCTCGCAAGGCTCGGGCATCCTGCGTTCGATGTCGGAGGCGAACTGCATGGTGGTGCTGCACGATGGGCAGGGCAATGTGGAGGCGGGGGAGATGGTGGATGTGCTGATGTTCGAGGGGCTGATCTAA